The DNA region AAATAAATCGAAACTTATTTTTGTATAGCGATATTCATTActaagtacttaatttggacaagtttaaaggtgatttactaattttttttttttttttttttttttttttttttttttggcatcctcagattccaatagttgtatcttggccaaaaattgtcctatcctaacaaaccatacatcaatggaaagcctatttattcagatgatgtataaatctatatTTCAAAAGACCCtcatcactggttttgtggtccagggtcacatattttgatgCTGACTGCGTAACTGTTGTTTAATTTGCACCACAAAAGCGTCAGACTAGTTTTTTTGGCATATTAATGGCTTATGCATTGCTTCTCTAAGAATAGATACAATtgttgtattctgaagatgaatcATTTATGACTAGGGTGTTGCTTCGTCCGTCAGCTCACTagtttttgtttgctttgtttgtcCATATAACGTTTAGCTCTGTATACAGGATGTGATTTGATTAAGTACATTGTTAAACGTTTAAACTTGTTTCGTACAGATGATAAGAAAGATGTCGATCATGAGACTGAGGTCGAAGAGCAGATTATTGGGGAAAACTCCCCTCCTGACTACTCTGAGTATATGACAGGCAAGAAACTGCCCCCTGGTGGCATACCTGGTATTGACCTGTCAGACCCCAAACAGCTGGCAGAGTTTGCAAGGTGGGTATTCAGCCAAAAGCTTGACACTGAATTACAGCATTTATTGATTTGATTGGCGCAGAGGTTTATAGTAGGCCCTAAGGGTGAGACTTAATGCATATTTTCTCCAAAATCCATTGGGCCTAGAAAATCATTTCCAGATTTATTCACTATTAAATTCCTAGAATGACACAACGCAAATGTCTTATCCTGAATTTTTTTCACAATACAGAATGAAGCCCAGAAAAATAAAGGAAGACGACTCTCCAAGGACGATAGCATGCCCTCACAAAGTGAGTCACTGTTTGAGAATGATATACAGTTTCTGATTGTGctgtttaatttaatgtattattatcaGGATTTGTAACCTTTTTGTTGTGTGTTATCATAGGGTTGCACAAAAATGTTTCGGGACAACTCCGCTATGAGAAAGCACTTGCACACCCACGGACCACGGGTTCATGTCTGCGCTGAATGTGGGAAGGCGTTTGTGGAAAGTTCCAAGCTAAAACGGCACCAGTTGGTTCATACTGGTGAAAAACCTTTCCaggtaattttaaaaaattgtattaatgTTTTATAAAACTTAAGTAATGCTGTTTAGAATATTCTAAAACAGCAATatgttaaatgtaaatattaggctAACTGTACTTTTTTTCCCTCTCCACAGTGTACATTTGAGGGATGTGGAAAGCGCTTTTCATTGGACTTTAATTTGCGCACACACGTGcggattcacactggagacagACCTTACGTTTGTCCGTTCGACGGCTGCAACAAGAAATTCGCTCAGTCCACCAACCTGAAGTCTCACATTTTGACACACGCGAAAGCTAAAAACAATCAGTGAGGTGGCTTAAAGACTCTGTCTGACAACAGCTTCCTGCTCCAAATCCCACTTTGTATGTCGTTTCTAGAACCGTTCTTTTGTAAGAGAATCTCAGCGCACATTTTGATGGGAATTGAAATGTGAATGAGGACCTGACACCAAACTATCCCCAAGACTAGTCCCGAGTTAAATAACTTCCCGAGTTATGAGAGTTTCTTCTTTTGAAGATGTGATTGTTTTTGTGGACCCTCATTCACATACAAGACGCTCATTATCCTGAGCCCAAAGAAGCAAATTGCCCATCGGTGTGTCTGTTTCTACCCGTTTGCAAAGACAAAGACTGCTTTTTAGATGTCTTCAAAGTGTGCATATTGTACACTTTTTAGAGCGTAGAGCTGTCgtgatatgtgtgtgtgagcgagcGTGTGTGCGTGCCTGTCGTCCCTGAGACTTAAAACCTGTGAATGCTTTTCTTCAAGGAGAATGAGATGCCGTTCAGCTTTTTTTCAATGTAAATACCGCTTTTCTTTGTGAGGTATCCTGTGCAGGTATCTCATTTTGTATACCTGTCCTGTACAAATGTTTTGAAATCATGTAGATAATAGAGATGTTGATTAGATTGTGTTTAACTAATTAAAACAGTTTTATCCAGCTTCAGGAAGTACCGCGACATACACACGCCTTCTTTTGTAACACGTTAACAATTTACTCCGTGTGTGAAAAGACACTTTTCCTTCAAATTCtctaatttatttaatgatatgGAATAAAGCTAAACTCCCCTGTGCAGTTCCCAAGAGCCTGAAGTTCATCATGCTGGTCAGTCCTCTAGTGATTTAAAAGCAAGGATTTGTGAACGTTTACCCATATGATGGATCTAGATAAAGGTAAAATTGTCACATTAAGAAGTCATATTTACTGTAGTAGACAACAGTCTAAAATCCTCTAGTTTAATCCAATATGTGACTCATTTTTGGAACACATTACATATAAAGGCTCAAAGTATGAAGTGAAAGTTGCAGTTTCATATGGTGTTTTAAAATCACTCCACTGACATTTCACCATTACATAATAATGTTAATAGCATTCTTCCTCAGCATATGCGCGATATTCAGTTATAAAGGTGTCATGTATTCTTAGATATCAAGATTTGCAGTGTTACTAGAAACTAGGTATCCTTGCATAACCTTAAAAATATGATATTGAACTATAATCTGAGCTGCGCGTTCATGAGAGTTCATGTGAAATGCTGCGCCTTGAAGACGACGCTGTACATAAAGCAGTCTTTATAAACAAGATTTCGTTAGAGAGGATGACTTGCGGTTTTTCTTGACCAgtcttatttacttacttatttaaaccagatttttttaatggaataaaacaacaattacaacaaattaaataCTAACAACAAGACAATGAGGGTTACATACATTAATCCAAAGCATATTATAATAGCTTATAGGATTTACACATAGACTGTATTTACACCATGAAAGAGTCTTACATGCAATAgaattattaaagttttttttaaagaagtcagaTAAATATCAAAATCTTTCAGGAAAATAAAAAGGagttttaaatactattattaaatttaGTAATTTATCGGATAGCAATTATGGATCATTTTAATAGAGACTTCAACAACTTTATTAGATCAAAGGAATTTGTCTTCCCATTCTATATCATCAAATATGTTATTCCAAAAACTCACACACGCAGGTAAAGAAATCTGAAACCTATTAATAATTACACGAATGTCTTTTTTGACATGGTATTGAAAAGTCTTTGATCAAGTTTAatatacagacgatgaactctACGTCAGAACGCCGTCTCTGCGTCAGCGTACTCTCGTGAACGCGCGAACTCAAAGAGTGACACGGGAGACCAAACtgtaaataaagttgtttttgtattgtacaaaaaaaagtattttcgtagcttcataaaattaaggttaaaccatcAATGTCACATGTATTATTTTTACTATCTCCTTATaacttttctggaccttgaatgtggacctttgctgtttatgcagggtcagaaagctcttggatttcatgaaaaatatcttaatttgcgtcctgaatatgaacgaaggttttacgggtttggagcgacatgagggtgagtaattaatgacagaattgtaatttttggataaactaaccCTTCAAGTTTTCACTTAGGCTAAATAACGTTTAAACCATCTGATTTTAATTACTTAAACTTTTCTCACATGAATGTTTAGTGAACACATTTAAACTGACCTCATCCATGCTTATTTTATTTAGAGAGTTTGCACTTAcctcacaatttggtcagttaccattTTGGCGATACTCCGATGTAAACAATAGCATTGATTTCATggtaaatgtactactgaatacgttgttcttctaatttatgctgtctaaaccacggaaaaacgtgtggaagctgctaaatcatgtagagaaggacttggtaagcaggaaaggCTGCAATATTGatacaaactaaagttaatatgtggtaaagatatgtacaagcagtattaagatatcagcctaatatttcacctatctgactggaaatgatagtAACAAACATGAGTTTTGTCAATATTCTTGGATTTAGGACTTATCAAGCAGGAAATGGCGCAATATTTAGAAAGACTAATcaccggtttcacagacaagacttaagcctagtcccagactaaaatgcaagtctgagctgtttcagctgaaagaaacaTGCACTGACTGatgttaaaatatatcagtgtctttgttttgtctcagaATGGACACATTTATAAAAGTTacttaaatatcttaattgaactatggcctaatcttAGATTAGTTTAagctctgtctgtgaaaccaggcccatagttaataggtggtaaagttatgtaggagcagtattaattaagatatcagCCTAATACTTCCCCTACCTGACcgaaaataagaacaaacacaaaagaAAAGATTCTTGCcgtggaaatcctggttcagtttggccgaACACaaaagttttttgcactcttctccttgatttgataACGTTTGGCAGTCTATAATTCTGCAAtagtttttcccggtctgaccgattagtacagcccaaaacatgtcaATAATTGGCTATTTTCAACtgcaataatcaacaaaatgtgTTAGTTCTGTTCAGTTCATAACATTGTTTATGTTCTGTGCTACCAAAATGGCCAATTGATGTCGCGTCGTGAAAATAAATGTGCAAAATTGTAATTTGCAATTCTGCAAACTACAATTCCTTCTTAAAAGCATATTTTTTGTGTTTCAGAACAGTACTAAAATACTTCAATTCAAAACTGGCATAAggcatttatttcaaaataaaaacttttgtatTTTTCCCAAGCAAAGAAACCAAACACATCAGTCTTCAAAATATTCATGAACCTTTCAGAGGGAGTCCTGAAGGCAATGCatctttcagaaaaaaataaaataaacaagtcAGACCAGTTGCTCAAACAACATTCAGTGCACCAGACGTCTATAGAAAAACACTGTCAATCTTACCAACGACTTAGTAATTCAGAACAACAAATCCATTCAACATTTCATTCCCTGAGGATCTCTTTACAAATCTATGAAGTCAACCCATTAAAAATGTCTGAAACAGGACATTGGTTTATGCAGCTCTCAAGTAGGTTCAATAATTAGGCTGGTTTCATCACATGCTACATTTAAACCTTGGAATATCCTAGATTTATGATAAAAATATCTATTTAAATCGCAAATGTATTATTAGGGCATATTGCACTTCATCAAACATGGTCTCTTGGGAAAAAAACAATTCgataaaattcattttttttttttttatgtcactcTTTTGTTTAAACCAAAGAAGCTTGTGGTCTACACCTGGAAACCCCTAATCCTTCACATAACAACAAATCAACCTCATAAAAGAAGTGAAGTCGTATAACCTGTTGGATGGGAGAAGAACTGTGGGTGAGTTAATCAACTAGTCATCAAAGGTTCAGTTTACACTGAAACAATCATTATTTTGTGAACATGATACTTAGATGATTGATTGATATGATTACACAATGCATCATTGAAATGcttcaacaaacaaacaaaaaaactaatatatTGTAGGTGGATGTTTCTTTTGCAATCTGACTAAACAGGCAGCAGCTCAATCCATAAGAGCATTAAGAAAAACAGGATAATTGGGTGTTCCCCATCCCGTTACTGGATCCCATGAAGACGAGGCACAGAAACCCTTCCCTTCAACTTTATCATCCAGACAACTCAGGTGACATCCCTCTGTTACCTAAGGGTCAGAGGAGAAAATGCTGTTAAATCAATTTGCTAGGAGTATATGGTTACTAAAGGTATTAATTGTCACACTTGAGCTTCTAGTTACACAAGCTCAGTTtcacaatgtgtgtgtgtgtgtgtgtgtgatgaatgGGGTTGACACAAGGGGCACTACAGCGAGTTTTCCATATCctgacattttaaatatggattttgtagacacacaggtgcatctcaataaattagaatgtcatggaaaagttcagtaattcaactcaaatcgtgaaacttgtgtattaaataaattcaatgcacatactgaagtagtttaagtctttggttcttttaattgtgatgatttggctcacatttaaggAAAACTcaccaatctcaacaaattagaatatggtgacatgccaatcagctaatcaactcaaaacacctgcaaaggtttcctgagcctttaaAATGGTCTCTcggtttggttcactaggctacgcaatcatggggaagactgccgATGCGACAGTTgttcagaagacaatcattgacacccttcacaaggaaggtaagccacaaacattcactgccaaagaagctggctgttcacagagtgctgtatccaagcatgttaacagaacgttgagtggaaggaaaaagtgtggaagatgcacaaccaactgagagaactgaatttggcacctgcccacactgccaaaagcaccaaaagttggtaaAATGagcatggtgttggtgtgcttgactggccagcaaactcaccagacctgaaccccatagagtaTTTATGGGgtaatgagaaacaagagaccaaaaaatgcagatgagctgaaggccactgtcaaacaAACCTGGGCTTTCaaaccacctcagcagtgccactgactgatcacctccatgccacgacgaattgaggcagtaattaaagcaaaaggagcccctaccaagaattgagtacatatacagtaaatgaacatactttccagaaggccaacaattctttattggtcttatgaagtattctaatttgttgagatagtaaaTTGGTGggtaaaaga from Garra rufa chromosome 21, GarRuf1.0, whole genome shotgun sequence includes:
- the yy1a gene encoding transcriptional repressor protein YY1a, with product MASGETLYIETDGSEMPAEIVELHEIEVETIETTVVGEDDEHQPMIALQPLVSDDPNHVNHQEVILVQTREEVVGCDDSDLHADDSFEDQILIPVPVPVAEEEYIEQTLVTVSGKNPSGRMKKGGGSGKRVIKKSFLNSAEASGRKWEQKQVQIKTLEGEFSVTMWASDDKKDVDHETEVEEQIIGENSPPDYSEYMTGKKLPPGGIPGIDLSDPKQLAEFARMKPRKIKEDDSPRTIACPHKGCTKMFRDNSAMRKHLHTHGPRVHVCAECGKAFVESSKLKRHQLVHTGEKPFQCTFEGCGKRFSLDFNLRTHVRIHTGDRPYVCPFDGCNKKFAQSTNLKSHILTHAKAKNNQ